The proteins below are encoded in one region of Bifidobacterium catenulatum DSM 16992 = JCM 1194 = LMG 11043:
- a CDS encoding TerC family protein, with protein MAETPLVFEIATFAVLAVFFVVDLFIIGRKPHVPSTKECVQHIAFFVVMALIFGGLMWFFAGSKPAIEFYSGWLTEYSLSIDNLFVFVIIMSNFAVPKQLQKFVLSIGITIALVLRGVFILIGAAIISRFTWVFFLFGAFLIVTAIKLVTGGDEDEEYHENGLIRALRKVIKITDEYDGEKLRTVKNGAKYWTPMLIVFLTIGTTDVMFAFDSIPAIFGLTKDPFIVFTSNVFALLGLQQLYFLLGELLDKLVYLPLGLSVVLGFIGVKLIMEALHGNSLPFINGGQPIAWVPEVPTWLSLAVIVVAIGGAALASVLKMRAIEAKEK; from the coding sequence ATGGCTGAAACACCACTTGTTTTTGAAATCGCCACGTTCGCGGTGCTTGCCGTCTTCTTCGTGGTCGACTTGTTCATCATCGGACGTAAGCCCCATGTGCCCTCCACCAAGGAATGTGTGCAGCATATCGCGTTCTTTGTGGTCATGGCGTTGATCTTCGGCGGGCTTATGTGGTTCTTCGCGGGATCGAAACCGGCCATCGAATTTTATTCGGGCTGGCTTACGGAATATTCGCTGAGTATCGACAATCTATTCGTCTTCGTCATCATTATGTCGAATTTTGCGGTGCCAAAACAGCTGCAGAAATTCGTGCTGTCCATCGGCATCACCATCGCATTGGTGTTGCGCGGCGTGTTCATCCTCATCGGCGCGGCCATTATCTCCCGCTTCACCTGGGTGTTCTTCCTGTTTGGTGCGTTTCTTATCGTTACCGCCATCAAGTTGGTCACTGGGGGAGACGAAGATGAGGAATATCATGAGAATGGCTTGATTCGCGCATTGCGCAAGGTCATCAAGATCACCGATGAGTATGACGGAGAAAAGTTGCGTACCGTCAAAAACGGTGCCAAGTATTGGACTCCGATGCTGATCGTCTTTCTGACCATCGGCACCACCGATGTGATGTTTGCCTTTGATTCTATTCCTGCGATTTTCGGTTTGACGAAGGATCCGTTCATTGTGTTCACGTCCAATGTGTTCGCGTTGCTCGGTTTGCAGCAGCTGTACTTCCTGCTTGGCGAGCTGCTCGACAAGCTGGTGTATCTGCCGCTTGGACTTTCCGTGGTGCTGGGCTTCATTGGCGTCAAGCTCATTATGGAGGCATTGCACGGCAATTCGTTGCCGTTCATCAATGGCGGTCAACCGATCGCTTGGGTGCCTGAAGTGCCTACATGGCTATCTTTGGCGGTGATCGTTGTGGCGATTGGTGGTGCCGCATTGGCCAGCGTGCTGAAGATGCGTGCCATCGAAGCAAAGGAAAAGTGA
- a CDS encoding ANTAR domain-containing response regulator → MSAEETTEPDEVLTDDELQAAAAPERPLEEEKPRKRTVVVAEDESVNRMDLVAMLEDNGYEVVGEAANGEEAVDLTRKFRPSVVCMDVKMPRMDGIEAAGIICDENIAPVVMLTAFSQSDLVKKATGAGAMAYVTKPYEESKLLPALEVAMGRFAEINDLLDNVERSESKLHETEERLKKAEEQLKKAEETLEERKLVDRAKGLLMDKADFSEQGAFRWIQKTSMDQRIPKKRLAMAIIAKYGDQKSEAEDER, encoded by the coding sequence ATGTCTGCAGAAGAGACCACGGAACCGGACGAAGTGCTCACCGACGATGAACTTCAGGCTGCCGCAGCGCCTGAGCGGCCCCTCGAAGAGGAGAAGCCTCGCAAGCGTACCGTCGTCGTGGCCGAAGACGAATCTGTGAACCGTATGGATTTGGTTGCCATGCTGGAAGATAATGGCTACGAGGTTGTGGGCGAAGCCGCTAACGGTGAAGAGGCAGTTGATCTGACTCGCAAGTTCCGTCCGAGTGTAGTGTGCATGGATGTCAAGATGCCTCGTATGGACGGCATTGAGGCGGCGGGCATCATCTGCGACGAGAACATCGCCCCGGTTGTTATGCTTACGGCGTTCTCCCAGTCCGATCTGGTGAAGAAGGCTACCGGCGCTGGTGCCATGGCGTATGTTACCAAGCCGTATGAGGAGTCCAAGCTGCTGCCGGCTTTGGAAGTGGCCATGGGCCGTTTCGCTGAAATCAACGATCTGCTCGACAATGTGGAACGCAGCGAATCCAAACTGCATGAAACCGAAGAGCGTCTCAAGAAGGCGGAAGAGCAGCTGAAGAAGGCTGAGGAAACCCTCGAGGAGCGTAAGCTCGTCGACCGTGCCAAGGGCCTGCTTATGGACAAGGCCGATTTCTCCGAGCAAGGCGCATTCCGTTGGATTCAGAAGACCTCTATGGACCAGCGTATTCCGAAGAAGCGCTTGGCCATGGCCATCATCGCCAAGTATGGTGATCAGAAGTCGGAAGCAGAGGATGAGCGCTAA
- a CDS encoding D-hexose-6-phosphate mutarotase yields the protein MNNTFTIRDIVNEDATASVSDYGAHVLSWAPAGEQAVVWRPKAIYLKEGTAIRGGVPIIFPWFNSGFEGGHVASKTPKHGFARNSFWHYDEEGSSDVLLRYTLDSSEIGADILSQFVSGPNPQFHAVYTIEVGRELTMSLTVYNDGDEPLSYEEALHTYLQVGDAEQSQVCGLEGADYLDTVLDGDPRCSQGDEPVTFQGMVDRIYYSADTLELRDPVLQRTIIVAKQGAAQTVVWNPGEQAGNAIGDLGDGEWRGCVCVEAVNNRDCAVVVPPHDSHTLQQTLAVKH from the coding sequence ATGAATAACACTTTCACTATCAGAGATATTGTCAACGAAGACGCAACGGCATCAGTCAGCGATTACGGTGCGCATGTGCTTTCTTGGGCACCTGCCGGCGAACAGGCTGTGGTTTGGCGACCAAAGGCGATTTACCTTAAGGAAGGCACTGCCATCCGTGGTGGTGTTCCCATTATTTTCCCTTGGTTCAATTCCGGTTTCGAAGGCGGCCATGTGGCTTCGAAGACACCCAAGCATGGTTTTGCCCGCAACAGTTTCTGGCATTATGATGAGGAAGGTTCTTCCGATGTTTTGTTGCGCTATACATTGGATTCCAGTGAGATCGGCGCAGATATACTTTCCCAGTTTGTTTCTGGCCCGAATCCTCAATTTCATGCCGTTTACACTATTGAGGTCGGTCGTGAATTGACGATGTCGCTTACCGTATATAATGATGGCGACGAGCCATTGTCTTACGAAGAGGCACTGCATACATACCTGCAGGTTGGCGACGCCGAACAGTCGCAGGTGTGCGGGCTGGAGGGCGCGGACTATCTCGATACCGTATTGGATGGCGATCCGCGTTGCAGCCAAGGTGATGAACCTGTGACCTTCCAAGGCATGGTTGACCGCATCTACTATTCGGCGGATACGCTTGAGCTGCGCGACCCCGTGTTGCAGCGCACCATCATTGTCGCCAAGCAGGGCGCAGCGCAGACCGTGGTATGGAATCCGGGAGAGCAAGCCGGCAATGCCATCGGAGATTTGGGCGACGGCGAATGGCGTGGCTGCGTGTGCGTGGAAGCGGTCAACAATCGTGATTGCGCGGTCGTCGTGCCTCCACACGATTCGCATACGCTGCAGCAGACCTTGGCTGTAAAACACTGA
- the uvrB gene encoding excinuclease ABC subunit UvrB, translating to MGFNIERVDKPFVVKSPYKPSGDQPKAIEELAERIENGENDVVLMGATGTGKTATTAWLIERLQRPTLIIEPNKTLAAQLCAEFRELMPDNAVSYFVSYYDYYQPEAYIPQTDTYIEKDSNINDDVERLRHAATANLLTRRDCVVVATVSCIYGLGTPEEYAGRMLFLEEGQQIDRDDLLRTFVAMQYKRNDIAFTRGTFRVRGDTVEIIPVYEELAIRIEFFGDEIDRISTLHPLTGDVIGHQSQVHIFPASHYVAGPQRMERALSTIQQELDQRTAELRKQGKELEAQRLTMRTTYDLEMLSQVGVCSGVENYSRHFDGREPGTPPHTLLDFFPDDFLLVIDESHVTVPQIGAMYEGDASRKRTLVEHGFRLPSAMDNRPLKWPEFQERVGQTVYLSATPGDYELGLSDGVVEQIIRPTGLVDPQIDVRPVDGQIDDLLAEIKDRVNRNERVLITTLTKKMAEDLTDYLLERGIKVEYLHSDVDTLRRVELLRELREGKIDVIVGINLLREGLDLPEVSLVAILDADKEGFLRSYRSLIQTIGRAARNVSGTVIMYADDITEAMHKAIDETNRRRDIQIAYNKEHGIDPKPLIKKISDVNDMLAKEDVDTQTLLGTGYRNADKAGNSHLGVPATSKEESDRRHEEILKAGLPAQDLADLIRQLSEQMHTAAEQLQFELAARLRDEIRDLKKELRQMTEASK from the coding sequence ATGGGATTCAACATCGAACGCGTGGATAAACCGTTTGTGGTCAAATCGCCATATAAGCCGAGCGGCGACCAGCCCAAGGCGATTGAAGAGCTTGCGGAACGTATTGAAAACGGTGAGAACGATGTGGTGCTCATGGGCGCCACCGGAACTGGCAAAACCGCCACCACAGCATGGCTTATTGAACGTCTGCAACGCCCGACGTTGATCATCGAACCGAATAAAACGTTGGCGGCGCAGCTGTGCGCCGAGTTCCGTGAACTCATGCCAGACAATGCGGTGAGCTATTTCGTTTCGTATTACGACTACTACCAGCCGGAAGCCTACATACCACAGACCGATACGTATATCGAAAAGGATTCCAACATCAACGACGACGTGGAGCGGCTTCGCCATGCGGCCACGGCGAACCTGTTGACACGTCGTGATTGCGTGGTCGTGGCCACTGTCTCCTGCATCTATGGCTTGGGCACGCCTGAGGAATACGCTGGGCGTATGCTGTTTCTCGAGGAAGGCCAGCAGATCGACCGTGACGACTTGCTGCGCACTTTCGTTGCCATGCAGTACAAGCGCAACGATATCGCCTTCACCAGGGGTACTTTCCGTGTGCGTGGCGATACCGTCGAAATCATTCCCGTGTATGAGGAACTGGCCATCCGTATCGAATTCTTCGGTGATGAAATCGACCGTATCTCAACCCTGCATCCACTTACCGGAGATGTGATTGGGCATCAATCGCAAGTCCATATTTTCCCTGCATCGCACTATGTGGCAGGGCCGCAACGTATGGAGCGAGCGTTGTCTACCATTCAGCAGGAACTTGATCAACGTACCGCCGAACTGCGCAAACAAGGCAAGGAACTTGAGGCACAACGTCTTACCATGCGTACCACATACGATTTGGAGATGCTTTCCCAAGTTGGCGTCTGCTCCGGAGTGGAAAACTACTCAAGGCATTTCGATGGCCGTGAGCCGGGCACGCCGCCGCATACGTTATTGGATTTCTTCCCTGACGATTTCCTACTCGTCATTGACGAGTCACATGTTACCGTGCCACAGATCGGAGCCATGTACGAAGGCGATGCCAGTCGCAAACGCACGTTGGTCGAACATGGCTTTCGTCTGCCTTCGGCGATGGACAACCGACCGCTCAAATGGCCGGAATTCCAGGAACGCGTCGGCCAGACGGTATATCTGTCGGCAACGCCGGGCGACTACGAACTTGGTCTGAGCGATGGAGTCGTCGAACAAATCATTCGTCCGACCGGTCTTGTCGACCCGCAGATTGACGTGCGTCCGGTTGACGGGCAAATCGATGATCTGCTTGCGGAGATCAAGGACCGTGTGAACAGAAACGAGCGTGTGCTCATCACCACGCTCACCAAGAAGATGGCTGAGGATCTGACGGATTATCTTCTGGAGCGTGGCATCAAAGTCGAATACCTGCATTCCGATGTGGACACCCTGCGACGTGTCGAATTGCTGCGCGAACTGCGCGAAGGCAAAATCGACGTCATCGTCGGCATCAACCTGCTGCGTGAAGGTCTCGATTTGCCGGAAGTGTCATTGGTCGCCATTCTTGACGCGGACAAGGAAGGTTTCCTGCGTTCCTATCGTTCGCTCATCCAGACCATCGGACGTGCCGCGCGAAACGTGTCCGGCACCGTCATCATGTATGCGGACGACATCACCGAAGCCATGCACAAGGCCATCGATGAGACCAATCGCCGCCGTGATATCCAGATCGCCTACAACAAGGAACATGGCATCGATCCGAAGCCGCTCATCAAGAAGATCTCCGATGTCAACGACATGCTTGCCAAAGAGGACGTCGACACCCAGACATTGCTCGGTACCGGATACCGTAACGCGGACAAAGCCGGCAATTCGCATCTTGGCGTGCCTGCCACCAGCAAGGAGGAGTCCGACAGACGGCATGAGGAGATTCTTAAGGCCGGACTGCCCGCGCAAGATCTAGCTGATCTCATTCGACAACTGTCCGAGCAGATGCATACCGCCGCCGAACAACTGCAATTCGAGCTTGCAGCTCGTCTGCGTGACGAGATCCGTGACCTGAAAAAGGAACTTCGGCAGATGACGGAGGCGAGCAAATAG
- the pyk gene encoding pyruvate kinase, translated as MRKAKIVDTIGPATESLEGITSLVEAGMDVARLNRSHGTPEDHLKVYNNLRAAAKATGRNVAALVDLQGPKIRCGWFKKNADGEDKVQLTEGQEFVITTDDIEGDEHITSTTFKGLPGDCHAGDPILIDDGKVRLEVTKVEGNNVYTKVIVAGPVSSHKGINLPGVAVSLPALTEKDEADLRWAIRTGADIIAMSFVRFATDIDRAHEIMDEEGRRIPVVAKIEKPQALENLEEIVKAFDGIMVARGDMAVECPLEEVPLATKRCIELARQYAKPVIVATEVLGSMVNSPVPTRAEASDCANAVLDGADATMTSNETAVGKYPAVTVNTMSRISSFATEHGFDRIPELKNLDMSSTGAVSSAAVDLADKLNAKAIVAYTQTGSTVHRVSRERPATPIYGITNNEHTYHWLALSWGTESFLLDEDYHDKSRKDLMVFTDKILKDAGKVTDGDKIVVLSSAQGEHQPGRTDSIYVHTVGACD; from the coding sequence ATGCGTAAAGCCAAGATCGTAGATACCATCGGTCCAGCTACCGAGTCCCTGGAAGGCATCACCAGCCTTGTCGAAGCAGGTATGGACGTCGCTCGTCTGAACCGCTCCCACGGCACTCCGGAGGACCACCTCAAGGTCTACAACAACCTCCGCGCCGCCGCCAAGGCCACCGGCCGCAACGTCGCAGCCCTGGTTGATCTGCAGGGTCCGAAGATCCGTTGCGGTTGGTTCAAGAAGAACGCCGACGGCGAAGACAAGGTCCAGCTGACCGAAGGCCAGGAGTTCGTCATCACCACCGACGATATCGAGGGCGACGAGCATATCACCTCCACCACCTTCAAGGGCCTGCCGGGCGATTGCCACGCTGGCGACCCGATCCTCATCGATGACGGCAAGGTTCGTCTCGAGGTCACCAAGGTCGAAGGCAACAACGTGTACACCAAGGTTATCGTGGCCGGACCGGTTTCCAGCCACAAGGGCATCAACCTGCCGGGTGTCGCGGTGTCCCTGCCGGCTCTGACCGAGAAGGACGAAGCCGATCTGCGTTGGGCTATCCGCACTGGTGCCGACATCATCGCCATGTCCTTCGTGCGTTTCGCCACCGACATCGACCGCGCCCACGAGATCATGGACGAGGAAGGCCGTCGCATTCCGGTCGTCGCCAAGATCGAGAAGCCGCAGGCTCTTGAGAACCTTGAAGAGATCGTCAAGGCCTTCGACGGCATCATGGTTGCCCGTGGCGACATGGCCGTCGAGTGCCCGCTGGAAGAGGTCCCGCTGGCTACTAAGCGCTGCATCGAGCTGGCTCGTCAGTACGCCAAGCCGGTCATCGTGGCTACCGAAGTCCTCGGCTCCATGGTCAATTCCCCGGTTCCGACCCGTGCAGAGGCATCTGACTGCGCTAACGCCGTCCTCGACGGTGCCGACGCGACCATGACCTCCAATGAGACCGCCGTCGGCAAGTACCCGGCAGTCACCGTGAACACCATGAGCCGCATCTCCTCCTTCGCCACCGAGCATGGTTTCGACCGTATCCCGGAGCTGAAGAACCTGGATATGTCTTCCACCGGCGCCGTGTCTTCCGCAGCTGTGGATTTGGCTGACAAGCTGAACGCCAAGGCCATCGTTGCCTACACCCAGACCGGTTCCACCGTGCACCGCGTGTCCCGCGAACGCCCGGCCACCCCGATCTATGGCATCACCAACAACGAGCACACCTATCACTGGCTGGCTCTGTCTTGGGGCACCGAGTCCTTCCTGCTCGATGAGGATTACCACGACAAGTCCCGCAAGGACCTGATGGTCTTCACCGATAAGATCCTGAAGGATGCCGGCAAGGTCACTGATGGTGACAAGATCGTTGTGCTGAGCTCTGCCCAGGGCGAGCACCAGCCGGGTCGCACCGATTCCATCTACGTCCACACCGTTGGTGCTTGCGACTGA
- the rpsA gene encoding 30S ribosomal protein S1 translates to MAENNNEVAKVAINDIGTEEDFIKAVDSTIKNFGDGDLVEGTVVKVDHDEVLLDIGYKTEGVIPSRELSIKKDVDPDEVVEVGDTIEALVVTKEDKEGRLILSKKRAQYERAWGDIEKIKEADGVVEGTVIEAVKGGLIVDIGLRGFLPASLVEMRRVRDLSPYIGQTIKAKILELDKNRNNVVLSRRQYLEETQSEVRETFLSQLKKGQIREGVVSSIVNFGAFVDLGGVDGLIHVSELSWKHIDHPSEVVKVGDKVTVEVLDVDLDRERISLSLKATQEDPWQRFARTHVPGQIVKGKVTKIVQFGVFISVEDGIEGLVHISELANRHVENPETVVKPGEEVFVKVIDVDLDRRRISLSLKQANDSVDPASEDFDPALYGMPAEYDEQGNYKYPEGFDPATNEWIAGYEKQREEWESQYAAAHDLWEQHKEFVAKELENAEASAAEDGQAPKEEKVEEVSSNYSSENTSAGTLADSDQLAALRDQLLGK, encoded by the coding sequence GTCGTCAAGGTCGATCACGACGAGGTCCTGCTCGACATCGGCTACAAGACTGAGGGCGTCATTCCCTCCCGCGAGCTTTCCATCAAGAAGGACGTTGATCCGGACGAAGTCGTCGAGGTCGGCGACACTATTGAGGCTCTTGTCGTCACCAAGGAAGACAAGGAAGGCCGTCTGATTCTGTCCAAGAAGCGCGCACAGTACGAGCGTGCTTGGGGCGACATCGAGAAGATCAAAGAAGCCGATGGCGTTGTCGAAGGCACCGTTATCGAAGCTGTCAAGGGTGGTCTCATCGTCGACATCGGTCTGCGTGGCTTCCTGCCGGCATCCCTGGTCGAAATGCGTCGCGTCCGCGACCTGTCCCCGTACATCGGCCAGACCATCAAGGCCAAGATCCTCGAGCTCGACAAGAACCGCAACAATGTGGTGCTCTCCCGTCGCCAGTACCTCGAAGAGACCCAGTCCGAAGTGCGCGAGACCTTCCTGTCCCAGCTCAAGAAGGGCCAGATTCGCGAAGGCGTCGTGTCCTCCATCGTCAATTTCGGCGCATTCGTTGATCTGGGCGGTGTTGACGGCCTGATCCACGTTTCCGAGCTGTCTTGGAAGCACATCGACCACCCGTCTGAGGTTGTCAAGGTCGGCGACAAGGTCACCGTCGAGGTGCTCGACGTTGATCTCGATCGTGAGCGCATCTCCCTGTCCCTCAAGGCCACCCAGGAAGATCCGTGGCAGCGTTTCGCTCGCACCCACGTTCCTGGCCAGATTGTCAAGGGCAAGGTCACCAAGATCGTTCAGTTCGGTGTCTTCATCTCCGTCGAAGACGGCATCGAAGGCCTCGTGCACATCTCCGAGCTGGCCAACCGCCACGTGGAGAACCCGGAGACCGTTGTCAAGCCGGGCGAAGAAGTGTTCGTCAAGGTGATCGACGTTGATCTCGATCGTCGCCGCATCTCCCTGTCCCTCAAGCAGGCCAACGACTCCGTCGATCCGGCTTCCGAGGACTTCGATCCGGCTCTGTATGGCATGCCGGCAGAGTACGACGAGCAGGGCAACTACAAGTATCCGGAAGGCTTCGACCCGGCAACCAACGAGTGGATCGCTGGTTACGAGAAGCAGCGTGAGGAGTGGGAGTCCCAGTACGCCGCCGCTCACGATCTGTGGGAGCAGCACAAGGAATTTGTGGCCAAGGAGCTCGAGAACGCTGAAGCTTCCGCCGCTGAAGATGGCCAGGCTCCGAAGGAAGAGAAGGTCGAAGAGGTGTCTTCCAACTACTCCTCCGAGAACACTTCCGCCGGCACCCTCGCCGACTCCGACCAGCTCGCCGCTCTGCGCGATCAGCTGCTCGGCAAGTGA
- the coaE gene encoding dephospho-CoA kinase (Dephospho-CoA kinase (CoaE) performs the final step in coenzyme A biosynthesis.), translating to MASVHAKRITMAVVVIRIGLTGGIAAGKSTVSAKLCELGAVLVDYDLLARRVVEPGSIGLQRIAECFGSDALTDRGELNRAWMAEHVFSGSDAERKRKMLDGIEHPLIYELAVQLEHEAVEADCQAVVVHDIPLLAEVIGSIPFEFDHIVTVEAPEQVRVGRMMATRGMSESQAWNRVIHQSSMEQRLAIADEVIDSTQPLEQMFEHIDMLMKRWRTEAR from the coding sequence ATGGCAAGCGTGCATGCGAAGCGCATTACAATGGCGGTTGTGGTGATTCGAATAGGATTGACCGGCGGCATAGCGGCTGGCAAAAGCACGGTATCTGCAAAGCTGTGTGAGCTTGGTGCAGTACTTGTCGATTATGATCTGCTTGCGCGTCGAGTGGTGGAACCAGGCAGCATTGGCCTTCAGCGTATAGCGGAATGTTTCGGCTCCGATGCTTTGACCGATCGAGGCGAGCTCAATCGAGCGTGGATGGCAGAGCATGTATTTTCCGGCTCTGATGCGGAACGGAAGCGCAAGATGCTGGACGGAATCGAGCATCCACTGATTTATGAGCTTGCAGTGCAGCTCGAACATGAGGCTGTTGAGGCTGATTGCCAAGCCGTAGTGGTGCATGACATACCGTTACTCGCCGAAGTAATTGGCAGCATCCCTTTTGAATTCGACCATATTGTGACTGTTGAAGCGCCTGAACAGGTGAGGGTCGGCAGAATGATGGCAACGCGAGGTATGAGCGAAAGCCAGGCGTGGAATCGTGTGATCCATCAATCCAGCATGGAACAGCGTCTTGCCATTGCCGATGAAGTCATCGATTCCACACAGCCATTGGAACAAATGTTCGAGCATATTGATATGCTGATGAAACGATGGCGCACGGAAGCGAGGTAG